One genomic window of Pempheris klunzingeri isolate RE-2024b chromosome 12, fPemKlu1.hap1, whole genome shotgun sequence includes the following:
- the efemp1 gene encoding EGF-containing fibulin-like extracellular matrix protein 1, with protein sequence MLGICVCLCAVFTHVLSQEAEEPISYTCTEGYEYDRVREQCRDIDECSLLEDACKGGMQCINHFGGYLCLPKSAVIYISQEGEQVAPPPPPDSVPPIPPVPVVPPSQPQLPRVVSGGQRVPQSGRTVRCATGFTADEQNLCRDIDECATGRHTCGPEQMCLNTRGSYTCQCPPGYQKNGDHCIDRDECALTHYCMHRCVNTQGSYYCECNVGHKLASNNHSCVDVNECDVQSPCQHHCYNLIGSFLCQCDQGYELAQDTVSCQDIDECSFSSYMCQYQCVNSPGSYSCECPEGYQLQGNRLCQDINECETGTHNCQDDEMCWNYYGGFRCYPRNPCEAPYSKTSESRCICRSQAECQGLPPSIVYKYMSIQADRTVPADIFQIQATNIYANTHNTFRIKAGNEAGEFFLRRSSNVSAMLVLTKPLSGPREYVVDLEMVTHHLTMNYRSSSLLRLTVIVGPYAF encoded by the exons ATGCTGGGGATCtgcgtgtgtctttgtgctgttTTCACACATGTCCTGTctcaggaggctgaggagcCGATCTCCTACACA TGCACAGAAGGGTATGAGTATGACAGAGTCAGAGAGCAATGCAGAG ACATCGACGAGTGTTCCTTGTTAGAAGATGCCTGCAAAGGAGGGATGCAGTGTATCAACCACTTTGGTGGATACCTCTGCCTCCCCAAGAGCGCCGTCATCTATATCAGTCAGGAGGGCGAGCAGGTggcaccgccgccgccgccggaCTCTGTCCCTCCCATCCCTCCTGTCCCTGTTGTCCCACCAAGCCAGCCTCAGCTCCCACGTGTGGTTTCGGGCGGTCAGAGGGTCCCTCAGTCCGGCCGGACCGTCCGCTGTGCAACTGGATTCACTGCAGATGAGCAGAACCTCTGCAGAG acATAGATGAATGTGCGACAGGCAGACACACTTGTGGCCCTGAGCAGATGTGCCTCAACACCAGAGGCTCCTACACCTGCCAGTGTCCTCCAGGCTATCAGAAGAACGGAGACCACTGCATAG acaGAGACGAGTGTGCCCTGACCCACTACTGCATGCACAGATGTGTGAACACTCAGGGATCATACTACTGTGAGTGCAACGTGGGTCACAAGTTGGCCAGCAACAACCACAGCTGTGTTG ATGTCAATGAATGTGATGTGCAGAGTCCCTGTCAGCACCACTGCTACAACCTGATTGGCTCCTTCCTCTGTCAGTGTGACCAGGGCTACGAGCTGGCACAAGACACGGTCTCCTGCCAAG ACATCGATGAGTGCAGCTTCTCCAGCTACATGTGTCAGTACCAGTGTGTTAACAGCCCAGGAAGTTACTCCTGTGAGTGTCCAGAGGGATATCAGCTACAAGGAAACAGGTTGTGTCAAG ATATAAATGAGTGTGAGACGGGGACCCATAACTGCCAAGATGATGAAATGTGCTGGAACTATTATGGAGGCTTCCGCTGTTATCCCAGAAACCCCTGCGAGGCTCCTTACTCCAAAACTTCTGAAAG tcgCTGTATCTGCCGGTCTCAGGCTGAGTGCCAGGGTCTCCCCCCATCGATTGTCTACAAATACATGAGCATCCAGGCGGACCGGACTGTGCCAGCGGACATCTTCCAGATTCAGGCGACCAACATCTACGCCAACACACATAACACCTTCAGGATCAAAGCTGGGAACGAGGCAGGAGAATTTTTCCTGCGG CGTTCCAGCAATGTGAGCGCCATGCTGGTGCTAACCAAGCCTCTGTCGGGCCCCAGGGAGTATGTGGTGGACCTGGAGATGGTCACTCACCATCTGACCATGAACTACCGCTCCAGCTCACTGCTGCGCCTCACCGTCATCGTCGGGCCCTACGCCTTCTGA